AATAACCTTCGTAATGTTCTTCTTGTTCATAAGAAGAATACACATGACCACAGTTTTTACATTCTAAAATGGGGGTTCCATTTTCATTGAATACGGTTTTTGACTCGGAAGATTGGCAAAGGATACAAGATTTCATGGTCTATCGGTCAGTCTAAATGATGAGAACAAGGGTCAAACCAAAAACCTTGATCCGACTTGCCAACATCCATAGCAAAAAAAACATGGGGTGAGATAAGAGAGGAACCGATGAAAATTAACTTCACCAAAATGGAAGGAATTGGAAATGACTACGTGTATATCGATGCCACAAAAAACGATATTCGCTTGAGTCCCGAACAAATCCAAAAACTATCCGACCGTAATTTTGGAATCGGTAGTGATGGGGTGATTTTTATCCGTAACTCAGAAACGGGTGAGTTCCAAATGGACATGTATAACTCGGATGGAAGTTCCTCTGAGATGTGTGGGAATGGCGTTCGTTGTGTCGGAAAGTTTGTTTTTGATCATGGCCTTACCAAAAACCAAAAACCTACCATAGAAACTGGGAAAGGTGTCCTCACCCTCGATTTAAAAACTGGCACCACGGGCAAAGTAGAAATGGTCACCGTGGATATGGGAGAACCCATCCTAAAACCATCTCTCGTTCCTATCGTCTGGCCAGGTGATGAAGCAGTCATCAACCAAGTGATCGAAGTCCAAGGTAAACAATATCATTTTACGGCTGTTAGTATGGGAAATCCACATTGTGTGATTTATGTGGATGATGCCGATGCCTTTCCCGTCAGAGAAATTGGCCCACTCATTGAAAATCATCCTCTGTTTCCTAAAAGGGTGAATGTGGAATTTGTGTCCGTCAGAGGAAAAGACCATCTCTACCAAAGGACTTGGGAGAGAGGAGCCGGAGAGACCTTAGCTTGCGGTACAGGGGCTTGTGCAGTGACTGTGGCTTCTATCTTAAATGGAAAGACAGGGCGGTCTGTGCAGATTGATCTACGCGGCGGAACTCTAAATATTGAATGGAAAGAAAATGGATCTGTGATGATGACAGGGCCCGCAAAAGAAGTATTTTCTGGAGAAGTGGAAGTTTAATTCTTTTGTAAGATTGTCCGTACTCCTTAAGCGAGTTACGGACAAGTCGAATGACCATAAATTATTTCTTTAAATAATCTACCTTTTGTAATTCACCCATTCTACGTTTGGTTTCATTCGAAACTTCCACCATACCCTTGTCAAGCGGTAGGTGGGCATAGTTCTCATATTTAATCACTTCACCAAACACAACGTTGATTTTTTTATAAACCACCCGGCGTTTGATATCGCAAACTTCTTTTGGCATACCCATAAAGGCACGAACCAGCGGAGGGATGGGATAATCTGTGACTGTTTCTTCATCAGGGATGATGACTGTAGGTAAGATATCGACTTTGTTGCGAAGGCTAAAGGCAGCAAACCCAGAATGGAAGTTGGCAAGAGGGGCAGAAAAATCGTTTTGCACCATATAGTCATGGCCTTCTGGAAAGATTCCAAGTACATCCCCATTTTTAAAGACCTGCTGTACCTTTTTGATACTGGCCATAGAGATATTTCCGTCAATTGCCATGGGAATGGTTCCCGTCTTTTCGACTAAGTCTTTGAAAAGAGGAATGCGAGTTGTGTACTCTGCAGCAATCCAAGAAATAAACCTGGGAAAAACCGAACCAATGACAAAGGGATCCATATCACTTCTATGGTTGCAAGTGAGGATGAGTTTGCCGTTCGGTACAATGTTATGGTAACCGTAGACATTTGTGGTTACAGCCAAATTAAAGAACGGAGTGACAAACTTTTTGATGTTCTCAACATTCTTTTTGACTTGGTCTACGGTGTTTTCCATATCATTCTCCTAAGATCTTTTGCCACCAGGACTTAGCAGAGGGATCCGAGTTTGGATTTCTCGGTTCTTGGCCCACTCCACTGCCACCATTGGACTCTCTTGGATCATTGGTCAGTGGGTTCTCTCTACGTTTTTTTCCTAGGTGAGGGCTTGGAACGGTTCTTTTAATCTCTTCCAACTCTTTTTGAGCGGCTGCATTGGATTTTAAAAATGCACGGATTTCATCCCATTGGGGATCAAAATCGTTTCCGTACATGGCATAATTCATAAGATCAATACGATCAAAATCGGGCATGTTCAAGATTGAAAGTGATGCCCCGACAAATTCAATCCAATTTTTATTCGAGCACTCCAGAATGGGGGAGGGCCGTTCCGAAAATAATAAAGTGAGAGATAGAATCGAGTCCAAGAGACATAAGATCAAAAAAACGAACCAGAACACATCCCTTTTGCCTCAGAATGTTGTACCCTTTCCCGTACTCCCGAATAAGGAGAAAATTTTCCATCTTTGTGAAGATTTGTTTTGCGAGCCGGGTGACGAAAGGGAAGCATAGAAATGATGCCAAAAAGACTCATCCTATTAGTTATCTTTTTCCTTTTGTTTCAGAACTCCATGTGTTTGAAACTTTGGACCGTATCTTCCAAATACCGAACTACCGAAGATTCCCGAGACCACAAAACCTATCAGAAAACTAGAAGTTATCTAAAGGCCAAACAGTGGCTGGAATACAAATTAGATCCAGAGTTATCTAAGATTGAATTTGAGAACCAAGAAACTGGAGAAATCAGAGGGATTGGCCTCATTAAATGTTACGTTCCTTATGGGATTGGGGAAGTGGATGCCAACGAACATGAATTTGAATACATTGTAAACGTTCGTGATGGCCATGCAGAGATGCAAATTAACAAAATCTTTTCCTTCATTCGGGATCCAAATGACATCATTTTGAACTATGGACCTAAAAATGAAAAGGTAGCCAAGATCACCATAAGGTCTTGTTTCAGGCCGCTTATGGATGATTTTTTTGAGTTTATAAAATAGAAAAAACGGATTAGTAACCGAGCGGGTTGCCCACGGTGGTGCCCGTTGAACCGTAAGTGTTGGTTCCTGTTGGCGAGTCAGTCATTCCGTGATAGTTTAGATTATTCGAATTGCCACTGTTAGTGGATGATCTAGAGGAAGAATCCGAAGAGTTAGATTGGGAAGTACCATTTTGTGTCCCATCCCCTTCCAAAAGGTCGAGAATGTCTTGACTATTGACCAACTTAATTTCGTTACACGAAGCGATCAAAAGACTCAGCGATAAGATACTTACAACAAACTTCATTCGTTTTCCATTTTGGATGTTTTTTGGATGGAGTTCAACCATTTTATTCTGAGGCAGAATAGGAATAAATCCTCTCTTTGGACTCTCTTCCTTTCAGTTCGTATTCCCCTTCCGATTGGAGTTTAGAACGAATTTCTTCCGGTAAAAAAACGGAGGTGTTTTCTGTGAGGAGTAGATTTTTCTTTAACCCCTTACATAGGCCTTCCACTCGTGAGGCCGTATTGACTGTATCTCCAATGACTGTAAATTCCATCCGATTGGCAGAACCGATGTTTCCTACAAGAAGGCTCCCTGTATGGATGCCAATTCCCATTTTCAATTCGGTAAGTCCTTCTGCTAAAAATTGTGCATTCAACGAATCTAGATTTTTTTGCATTTGGAGAGCGGTTGCAAATGCACGTTCGGCATGGTCTGCCATGGGCATAGGGGTTCCAAAGACGGCAAGGATGGCGTCGCCAATGAATTTGTTGATAAATCCTCCGTGGATTTCGATGGCATTACTCATTTCTTGGAAGTAACGATTTAGGATGTATAATACTTCTTCTGGTTTTCTTTTTTCCGAAAGTTTTGTAAAATCTCTTAGGTCAGAAAATAAAATGGAGGCATCGACTACTTTTCCACCTAGACTGTGTTCGTTGGACAATAGGTAGTCGCGAACTCTTGGGTCTACGATCCGACCAAAGGTATCTTTGATTCTTTCTCTTTCCGCAAGACCTTCGGCCATTTCATTCACCGCATCGCCGAGAAGGCCCAGTTCGTCAGAGCTAAATATTTTGACCCTGGTATCAAACTTTTGTTCTTTGATGAGTTCTGTTGCTTTTTCGATTTGGTTGAGTGGGTGTTGCAAACTGGATGCAAAAGACATGGCAAAGGCAAAAGAAAAAACGAGCATAATGGCAATGACTTCAAAAAGTACGTCATTATGAACCAGTTCATGAAGATTTAGAATGTTTTGATTGGTTCTGAGCAGGAGTCCAAAGATCAAAAGTACAATGGGAAAGAGTGTCGATGCAGCCCAAAAGATAAATTGTTTTGTTACAATGGAAAATTGTTTTCCATGAGCATATTTTCCAAGCCCCCCTTCAGGAAATACACAAGGGATGATTAGCAACTTGTTTAAGTAGTTGGTTGTGGCATAGGAAAAGGCAAAGGCAAATAAACCCCAAAATCCAAACAAAATCGAAACGGTGATGATACTTTGGTGGGGGGCATCTGGGAAAAGAGTATCGATACGACAAATGCTTAGGATGGTGGATAGTTCCCAACCAACAAATCCTAATAAACTAATGGTGATGGGAGAGTGGACGATGCGGTGACGGGCTCTTTCTTCAGAGATAAAGTTACAACCTTTGGAGGAAAAAAGAAATTTTGCAATGGGTAGGCTGTAAAAAAACAAAATGAGAGTAATGATGGGAAAGGGAGCCCAGGTAATAATAGCAAGTGTTAGGTCAATTTTTGTTTCTGTGGCTTCAAATAATGCTAAGAACTTATCTGGCAAAAAGGCAGAGGCTGTATAGTTGGCAAATAAGAGTGTGAACAAACAGGCACAAAAAGGTACGATAAAGTAAATTAATAAAAATGCAATGAATTGGAGGGTGCGGCCTGGTTTCATATAGATAAGTTTCCTTATACCTTAGTTCGCTTTGTATTACGTTTCAATAAGATTCTTTGGACTTGGATGTGTTTTGCATCACTTAATGGAAAAAATAAAAAAAGGATCGAGCCTAAGATAAAGAAGAATCCTACACCAGGACCAAAGATCAGGGCAAGACGAAATCCCACTTCAAAGGATTGAGTGGTAGCACCATTTTGGAATCCTATGGCATCGAGTAAAAAACCGGTAAGAGCAATTCCAAAGGCCTGAGAAAATTTAACTCCCATCTTCCAAATTCCAAAATACAATCCCTCTCTTTTTTCCCCAGTTTTGAATTCATCATAATCAACAACATCGGTAAGAATTGAGTCCATGATGAGGATGGATCCAGCACAGATTCCTCCTACAAAGGCTGCAATGAGTGGCGGGCGTAATTCTCCATATGGGAAGAGGGGATAAACGATGACTGTAAGAAGTCCAAGACCAAAAACACCGAGAAAGGCTGGGATCTTTTTACCAATTTTTTTGGCGATCCAAACCCAGAATCCTATGGAGAGGATTAGAACTAGAAAAAAAGGTAAGAGGATATTGATGACTACAAGTGATTCTTTGAGTCCCAATCTATATTCATAATAATAAAGGGCAATGGCGGAATTGAATGTCCTTCCAATCGTTGCAATGATAAAGGCAAAAAGTAAAATAAGAAACATTTTGTTTTTGAGAACCGAAACAAATGCAGTAAAGAAAGGGATCTTTTGTTCTGTATGATTTCTCACATTGTCTCTTCCCCGAGTCACAAGAAAGGTGATGATAGAGGAAACCAAAATCACGAGCGATACAATTTCTCCGGCTACGGTTCTGGAAGTGATGATATTATCTTTGGAAGATTCATCACCTAAAGATTGTAATATGGCTGCAGGCACAATCA
The sequence above is drawn from the Leptospira sp. WS4.C2 genome and encodes:
- a CDS encoding lysophospholipid acyltransferase family protein; protein product: MENTVDQVKKNVENIKKFVTPFFNLAVTTNVYGYHNIVPNGKLILTCNHRSDMDPFVIGSVFPRFISWIAAEYTTRIPLFKDLVEKTGTIPMAIDGNISMASIKKVQQVFKNGDVLGIFPEGHDYMVQNDFSAPLANFHSGFAAFSLRNKVDILPTVIIPDEETVTDYPIPPLVRAFMGMPKEVCDIKRRVVYKKINVVFGEVIKYENYAHLPLDKGMVEVSNETKRRMGELQKVDYLKK
- a CDS encoding DUF4468 domain-containing protein codes for the protein MMPKRLILLVIFFLLFQNSMCLKLWTVSSKYRTTEDSRDHKTYQKTRSYLKAKQWLEYKLDPELSKIEFENQETGEIRGIGLIKCYVPYGIGEVDANEHEFEYIVNVRDGHAEMQINKIFSFIRDPNDIILNYGPKNEKVAKITIRSCFRPLMDDFFEFIK
- a CDS encoding adenylate/guanylate cyclase domain-containing protein; its protein translation is MKPGRTLQFIAFLLIYFIVPFCACLFTLLFANYTASAFLPDKFLALFEATETKIDLTLAIITWAPFPIITLILFFYSLPIAKFLFSSKGCNFISEERARHRIVHSPITISLLGFVGWELSTILSICRIDTLFPDAPHQSIITVSILFGFWGLFAFAFSYATTNYLNKLLIIPCVFPEGGLGKYAHGKQFSIVTKQFIFWAASTLFPIVLLIFGLLLRTNQNILNLHELVHNDVLFEVIAIMLVFSFAFAMSFASSLQHPLNQIEKATELIKEQKFDTRVKIFSSDELGLLGDAVNEMAEGLAERERIKDTFGRIVDPRVRDYLLSNEHSLGGKVVDASILFSDLRDFTKLSEKRKPEEVLYILNRYFQEMSNAIEIHGGFINKFIGDAILAVFGTPMPMADHAERAFATALQMQKNLDSLNAQFLAEGLTELKMGIGIHTGSLLVGNIGSANRMEFTVIGDTVNTASRVEGLCKGLKKNLLLTENTSVFLPEEIRSKLQSEGEYELKGRESKERIYSYSASE
- the dapF gene encoding diaminopimelate epimerase yields the protein MKINFTKMEGIGNDYVYIDATKNDIRLSPEQIQKLSDRNFGIGSDGVIFIRNSETGEFQMDMYNSDGSSSEMCGNGVRCVGKFVFDHGLTKNQKPTIETGKGVLTLDLKTGTTGKVEMVTVDMGEPILKPSLVPIVWPGDEAVINQVIEVQGKQYHFTAVSMGNPHCVIYVDDADAFPVREIGPLIENHPLFPKRVNVEFVSVRGKDHLYQRTWERGAGETLACGTGACAVTVASILNGKTGRSVQIDLRGGTLNIEWKENGSVMMTGPAKEVFSGEVEV
- a CDS encoding MFS transporter is translated as MNQTKLKLPIKMGYGSAETGITAVQLFTQIYLLKYYTEIVGLNSSLAGIALSISVLWDAISDPLMGRISDHTHTKWGRRRPYILLGGVLLSLAVLLLFSPPHLTTQLGKFSYLLTVYLFVNTAMTIISVPHIALGGELSFERNERTSVFGWRLFFSNIGMLIGMIVPAAILQSLGDESSKDNIITSRTVAGEIVSLVILVSSIITFLVTRGRDNVRNHTEQKIPFFTAFVSVLKNKMFLILLFAFIIATIGRTFNSAIALYYYEYRLGLKESLVVINILLPFFLVLILSIGFWVWIAKKIGKKIPAFLGVFGLGLLTVIVYPLFPYGELRPPLIAAFVGGICAGSILIMDSILTDVVDYDEFKTGEKREGLYFGIWKMGVKFSQAFGIALTGFLLDAIGFQNGATTQSFEVGFRLALIFGPGVGFFFILGSILFLFFPLSDAKHIQVQRILLKRNTKRTKV